In Topomyia yanbarensis strain Yona2022 chromosome 2, ASM3024719v1, whole genome shotgun sequence, one DNA window encodes the following:
- the LOC131683424 gene encoding cathepsin O-like isoform X2 encodes MSEVIEMILILIIVTLCFLMIPFNLQPNAVIEARRKFEIFIRLYDKPYRYNVPDLKQVMVSGQIAQERGSPLDKFVIESKSAEMKDAIIFSRAKRSLFIPDYLPKVVDWREKNVVPTVKSQGNCGACWAISVVDTISSLSAIKQKQSNVTDLCIEKVINCAGNGNFGCDGGDTCRLLEWLQDERIELSTLSDCLSIQSHKNGSDCEFQKAGNREFISVERFSCVSLVDREHLMLRYLATRGPIVAAVNAISWQYYLGGVVQYHCESRYDDLNHAVEIVGYNLENSIPYYWVKNSWGTAFGDHGYIKIEIGKNLCGIANRVSFIELV; translated from the exons ATGTCTGAAGTgattgaaatgatattgattcTAATTATCGTTACATTGTGCTTCCTGATGATTCCATTCAACCTACAACCGAACGCCGTAATCGAAGCACGTAGAAAGTTTGAAATCTTTATTCGACTGTACGACAAACCTTATCGGTACAACGTGC CCGATTTAAAGCAGGTGATGGTTTCCGGGCAGATTGCGCAGGAGAGAGGAAGCCCACTGGACAAATTCGTTATTGAATCGAAGAGTGCCGAAATGAAAGATGCCATCATATTTTCACGAGCCAAGCGATCACTTTTCATTCCAGATTATCTGCCAAAGGTCGTAGATTG GCGAGAGAAAAATGTTGTTCCGACGGTAAAATCGCAAGGAAATTGTGGCGCCTGTTGGGCTATCAGCGTTGTGGACACCATTTCATCACTATCGGCCATCAAGCAGAAGCAATCCAATGTAACCGATTTGTGCATCGAGAAGGTAATCAATTGCGCTGGGAATGGCAATTTTGGATGCGATGGTGGTGACACATGTCGTTTGCTGGAATGGTTGCAAGACGAGAGAATTGAATTGAGCACATTAAGCGATTGTCTGAGCATTCAATCGCACAAAAACGGCTCCGACTGTGAGTTTCAGAAAGCAGGCAACCGGGAATTCATATCGGTAGAGAGGTTTTCTTGTGTCAG CTTAGTCGACCGGGAACACTTGATGCTGCGATATCTGGCCACACGTGGCCCGATAGTGGCGGCGGTAAATGCTATTTCATGGCAATACTACCTGGGAGGCGTCGTGCAGTACCACTGCGAGAGCCGTTACGATGATCTCAACCATGCCGTGGAAATTGTCGGCTACAATCTGGAAAACAGCATACCGTACTATTGGGTGAAAAACTCGTGGGGAACGGCATTTGGTGACCATGGTTACATCAAGATCGAGATCGGTAAGAATTTGTGCGGTATAGCGAACAGGGTTTCTTTCATCGAGTTGgtatga
- the LOC131683424 gene encoding cathepsin O-like isoform X1: MSEVIEMILILIIVTLCFLMIPFNLQPNAVIEARRKFEIFIRLYDKPYRYNVREYEHRFQIFRSSLNKIASLNVHRMENDTAIYGITEYADLTDHEFLQLNLADLKQVMVSGQIAQERGSPLDKFVIESKSAEMKDAIIFSRAKRSLFIPDYLPKVVDWREKNVVPTVKSQGNCGACWAISVVDTISSLSAIKQKQSNVTDLCIEKVINCAGNGNFGCDGGDTCRLLEWLQDERIELSTLSDCLSIQSHKNGSDCEFQKAGNREFISVERFSCVSLVDREHLMLRYLATRGPIVAAVNAISWQYYLGGVVQYHCESRYDDLNHAVEIVGYNLENSIPYYWVKNSWGTAFGDHGYIKIEIGKNLCGIANRVSFIELV, from the exons ATGTCTGAAGTgattgaaatgatattgattcTAATTATCGTTACATTGTGCTTCCTGATGATTCCATTCAACCTACAACCGAACGCCGTAATCGAAGCACGTAGAAAGTTTGAAATCTTTATTCGACTGTACGACAAACCTTATCGGTACAACGTGCGTGAGTATGAGCATCGATTCCAAATATTCCGCTCGTCGTTAAACAAGATAGCATCGTTGAATGTTCACCGCATGGAGAACGATACCGCCATTTATGGCATCACGGAGTATGCTGATTTAACAGATCATGAATTCCTGCAGCTTAATCTAGCCGATTTAAAGCAGGTGATGGTTTCCGGGCAGATTGCGCAGGAGAGAGGAAGCCCACTGGACAAATTCGTTATTGAATCGAAGAGTGCCGAAATGAAAGATGCCATCATATTTTCACGAGCCAAGCGATCACTTTTCATTCCAGATTATCTGCCAAAGGTCGTAGATTG GCGAGAGAAAAATGTTGTTCCGACGGTAAAATCGCAAGGAAATTGTGGCGCCTGTTGGGCTATCAGCGTTGTGGACACCATTTCATCACTATCGGCCATCAAGCAGAAGCAATCCAATGTAACCGATTTGTGCATCGAGAAGGTAATCAATTGCGCTGGGAATGGCAATTTTGGATGCGATGGTGGTGACACATGTCGTTTGCTGGAATGGTTGCAAGACGAGAGAATTGAATTGAGCACATTAAGCGATTGTCTGAGCATTCAATCGCACAAAAACGGCTCCGACTGTGAGTTTCAGAAAGCAGGCAACCGGGAATTCATATCGGTAGAGAGGTTTTCTTGTGTCAG CTTAGTCGACCGGGAACACTTGATGCTGCGATATCTGGCCACACGTGGCCCGATAGTGGCGGCGGTAAATGCTATTTCATGGCAATACTACCTGGGAGGCGTCGTGCAGTACCACTGCGAGAGCCGTTACGATGATCTCAACCATGCCGTGGAAATTGTCGGCTACAATCTGGAAAACAGCATACCGTACTATTGGGTGAAAAACTCGTGGGGAACGGCATTTGGTGACCATGGTTACATCAAGATCGAGATCGGTAAGAATTTGTGCGGTATAGCGAACAGGGTTTCTTTCATCGAGTTGgtatga